The following are from one region of the Geoalkalibacter subterraneus genome:
- the pstA gene encoding phosphate ABC transporter permease PstA — MKKFWRIGEPWVWVTGAALSTTLLICATLIIVVMVNGLGVFWPSQVVSLQLTDGRQVAGEIVKREATALGDGERIQLKVGNRDLYGMDFRWIDLDQVAEMKNPSDLVVLERQEYGNFYGYLSSIEAPGIEKPKEIGQVDYFRLVRENMSDQLEEVDEIAERISTISGRLNQTRLEMRKLEYQGVGPENPEYMDLTRRQMVLREDFEELVEKQRRVIAAMNRFQATFADVSGREKTMPLVEIVRLYQPNDMSIGSKILFYMSKIKELLVEDPRESNTEGGLFPAIFGTVMLVFVMSLFSFPLGVVAAIYLREYAKDGVVVRLVRIAVNNLAGIPSIVYGIFGLGFFVYGIGGAIDQLFFPERLPTPTFGTGGILWASLTLALLTVPVVIVATDEALGAIPAGVRDGSLALGATKFQTLVRILIPLASPGIMTGLILAMARAAGEVAPLMITGVVKLAPSLPLDGDFPFLHLDRKFMHLGFHIYDIGFQSPNVEAAKPMVFVTTLLLVLIVLVMSSFAIYLRNKMKKRYTYSAF; from the coding sequence ATGAAGAAATTCTGGCGCATCGGCGAGCCCTGGGTATGGGTCACCGGTGCCGCCCTCTCCACCACGCTTCTGATCTGCGCGACCTTGATCATTGTCGTGATGGTCAATGGCCTCGGGGTGTTCTGGCCGTCGCAGGTGGTGTCGCTGCAACTGACAGACGGCCGACAGGTTGCCGGTGAGATTGTCAAACGTGAAGCAACAGCGCTGGGCGATGGTGAACGCATCCAGCTCAAGGTCGGCAACCGCGATCTGTACGGCATGGATTTCCGCTGGATCGATCTCGATCAGGTAGCGGAGATGAAAAACCCGAGTGACCTTGTGGTCCTGGAACGCCAGGAGTACGGCAATTTCTATGGATATTTAAGCTCCATCGAGGCTCCCGGCATCGAAAAACCGAAAGAGATCGGCCAAGTAGACTATTTTCGCCTGGTTCGCGAGAACATGTCCGATCAATTGGAAGAGGTCGATGAAATCGCGGAGCGCATCTCAACGATCAGCGGTCGCCTCAACCAGACCCGCCTTGAAATGCGAAAACTTGAATACCAGGGCGTGGGGCCGGAAAACCCGGAATATATGGATCTGACTCGCCGACAGATGGTGCTGAGAGAGGATTTCGAGGAGTTGGTGGAGAAACAACGTCGTGTCATCGCCGCCATGAATCGTTTTCAGGCCACTTTCGCGGATGTTTCCGGTCGCGAGAAAACCATGCCGCTGGTCGAAATCGTGCGCCTCTATCAACCCAACGACATGTCGATCGGCAGCAAGATCCTTTTCTACATGAGTAAGATCAAGGAACTGCTGGTGGAAGACCCGCGTGAATCCAATACTGAAGGGGGGCTGTTTCCGGCCATCTTCGGGACCGTCATGCTGGTCTTCGTCATGAGTCTTTTTTCTTTCCCCCTGGGGGTTGTTGCCGCCATTTACCTGCGCGAATACGCTAAAGACGGTGTGGTCGTGAGACTGGTGCGCATCGCGGTCAACAACCTGGCGGGTATCCCGTCCATCGTCTACGGGATTTTCGGGCTGGGATTTTTTGTCTACGGCATCGGCGGGGCCATCGACCAACTCTTTTTCCCCGAGCGCCTGCCCACGCCGACCTTCGGTACCGGCGGTATTCTGTGGGCCAGCCTGACGCTGGCGCTGCTCACCGTGCCGGTAGTGATCGTCGCGACCGACGAGGCGCTTGGCGCCATCCCCGCAGGTGTGCGCGACGGTTCCCTGGCCCTGGGGGCAACCAAATTCCAGACCCTGGTGCGCATTCTGATTCCCCTGGCTTCTCCGGGCATCATGACCGGGTTGATCCTCGCCATGGCACGCGCCGCCGGAGAGGTAGCGCCGCTGATGATTACCGGAGTGGTCAAGCTCGCTCCCTCGCTGCCTCTGGATGGAGACTTTCCTTTCCTGCACCTGGACCGCAAGTTCATGCACCTGGGCTTTCACATCTACGACATCGGTTTTCAGTCGCCCAATGTCGAGGCCGCCAAACCAATGGTGTTTGTTACGACGCTGCTGCTGGTGCTGATTGTGCTGGTGATGAGCAGTTTTGCCATCTACCTGCGCAATAAGATGAAGAAACGCTACACTTACAGTGCTTTTTGA